The following proteins come from a genomic window of Vicinamibacterales bacterium:
- a CDS encoding ABC transporter permease: MDRLAQDLRHALRMLLKTPVFTTVVIFTLAIGIGANTAMFSIVNGVLLQGLPFRDAERIVDINEVERREPAGGGAIAPATFLDWQKMSTTLEAMSAYTPRTFNVAPAAGEPERMRGAVTSTAFFDVLGVSPILGRQFTRHDAEPGQGQNIVLSYGLWQRYFKAAPDVVNQTVRLNGQPYTVVGVMPATLNFPENAQFWIPASYDVPGCGGPGDPRQQRGMHCLRGIARLTADTSLQQANTELKTISDQLAKQFPDEASNFIGLVTPLQDKLVGSARTPLLVLLGAVGCVLLIVVANVANLLMARATVRARELAIRAAIGANRATLMRQLLTESVVIALVGGALGVLVAFWSVDLILALDPGEVPRVAAIGVDGRALSFALVLSMITGVLFGVVPAWQASKPELQSTLKDNTRGSTGDGHRHVARAGLVLAEVSISLVLLVGAGLLFRSLMTLMDMPLGFTTSRMLTMAVAPTGENYRSPGQFLDYWNRVLERVRAVPGVELVALSGALPLGGGFSVLTYQPEGKPEMPPNQQPLTYFVDAGPGYFRTMGIPVLRGREFTEQDAVENPRAILINEAMARREFPDVEPVGRRFSFGPGEDGEQEWVEIVGVVGNVRQYRADEDPVPMTYAPNTSSPGRAQNLMIRTAGEPMAVAGAVRAALQSLDPSLPVSPPRTLDAVVGASLTQRKFNMTLLIVFAGIALALAVAGIYGTVAYAVAQRTQEIGIRVALGASSREILGLVLLGALKPVAAGLAVGVVASLALTRALDGLVYGISTTDPLTFISLPLVLGVVAFIAGLLPAMRATRVDPLEALRVD, encoded by the coding sequence ATGGATCGCCTCGCTCAAGACCTCCGCCACGCGCTGAGGATGTTGCTCAAGACCCCGGTGTTCACCACCGTGGTCATCTTCACGCTCGCCATCGGCATCGGCGCCAACACCGCCATGTTCAGCATCGTCAACGGCGTGCTCCTGCAGGGCCTGCCGTTCCGTGATGCCGAGCGCATTGTCGACATCAACGAAGTCGAGCGCCGCGAACCGGCCGGGGGCGGCGCCATTGCGCCGGCCACCTTCCTGGACTGGCAGAAGATGTCGACGACGCTGGAAGCGATGAGCGCGTATACGCCGCGCACCTTCAACGTCGCGCCGGCGGCGGGGGAGCCGGAACGGATGCGCGGCGCGGTGACGTCAACGGCCTTCTTTGACGTGCTGGGTGTGTCGCCCATCCTCGGCCGCCAGTTCACGCGCCACGACGCCGAACCGGGCCAGGGACAGAACATCGTCCTCAGTTACGGTTTGTGGCAGCGCTACTTCAAGGCCGCGCCCGACGTCGTCAACCAGACGGTTCGACTGAACGGACAGCCCTACACCGTGGTGGGCGTCATGCCGGCGACGCTCAACTTCCCGGAGAACGCGCAGTTCTGGATCCCGGCCTCGTACGACGTGCCCGGGTGCGGCGGCCCTGGTGATCCGCGCCAACAGCGCGGCATGCACTGCCTGCGCGGCATCGCGCGCCTCACGGCGGACACCTCGCTCCAGCAGGCCAACACCGAACTGAAGACGATCTCCGACCAGTTGGCCAAGCAGTTTCCGGATGAAGCCTCGAACTTCATCGGGCTCGTCACGCCGTTGCAGGACAAGCTGGTTGGCTCGGCGCGCACGCCGCTGCTGGTGTTGCTCGGCGCCGTCGGCTGCGTGCTGCTGATCGTGGTGGCGAACGTCGCCAACCTGTTGATGGCGCGCGCCACCGTTCGCGCGCGTGAACTCGCCATTCGCGCGGCGATTGGCGCGAACCGAGCGACGCTGATGCGCCAGTTGCTGACCGAAAGCGTCGTGATTGCCCTGGTCGGAGGCGCGCTGGGCGTGCTGGTCGCGTTCTGGAGCGTGGACTTGATCCTGGCCCTCGATCCCGGCGAGGTGCCGCGGGTGGCGGCCATTGGCGTCGACGGCCGGGCGTTGAGCTTCGCGCTGGTGCTGTCGATGATCACCGGCGTTCTGTTTGGCGTGGTGCCGGCCTGGCAGGCCTCGAAGCCCGAATTGCAGAGCACGCTGAAGGACAACACGCGCGGCTCGACCGGCGACGGCCATCGCCATGTCGCGCGCGCCGGCCTGGTACTGGCCGAGGTCTCGATTTCGCTCGTGCTGCTGGTCGGCGCCGGTCTGCTGTTCCGCAGCCTGATGACGCTGATGGACATGCCGCTCGGCTTTACCACCTCGCGCATGCTGACCATGGCGGTGGCGCCGACCGGCGAGAACTACCGCTCGCCGGGGCAGTTTCTCGACTACTGGAACCGCGTGCTCGAGCGCGTGCGCGCCGTGCCCGGCGTCGAGTTGGTGGCGCTCAGCGGCGCCCTGCCGCTCGGTGGCGGTTTCAGCGTCCTGACCTATCAGCCAGAGGGCAAGCCGGAGATGCCGCCCAACCAGCAACCGCTGACCTACTTCGTCGATGCCGGCCCCGGCTACTTCCGCACCATGGGCATTCCCGTGCTGCGCGGCCGCGAGTTCACCGAGCAGGACGCCGTCGAGAACCCGCGCGCGATCCTGATCAACGAGGCGATGGCGCGGCGGGAGTTCCCGGATGTCGAGCCAGTCGGCCGGCGTTTCTCGTTCGGCCCCGGCGAAGACGGCGAGCAGGAGTGGGTGGAGATTGTTGGCGTGGTCGGTAACGTGCGGCAGTACCGCGCCGACGAGGATCCCGTGCCGATGACCTACGCGCCCAACACCTCGTCGCCGGGCCGGGCCCAGAACCTGATGATTCGCACGGCGGGTGAGCCGATGGCGGTGGCCGGCGCGGTGCGGGCCGCGCTGCAGTCGCTCGACCCGTCGCTGCCGGTGTCGCCGCCGCGCACCCTGGATGCCGTGGTCGGCGCGTCGCTGACGCAGCGCAAGTTCAACATGACGTTGCTGATCGTGTTTGCCGGCATTGCCCTCGCGCTCGCCGTTGCCGGCATCTACGGCACCGTGGCCTATGCGGTGGCGCAACGCACGCAGGAGATTGGTATTCGCGTGGCCCTGGGCGCCTCGAGCCGGGAGATTCTCGGCCTGGTGCTGTTGGGCGCCTTGAAGCCGGTGGCCGCCGGTCTCGCGGTGGGCGTGGTGGCCTCGCTGGCGCTGACACGCGCGCTCGACGGGTTGGTCTACGGCATCAGCACCACCGACCCGCTGACCTTCATCTCGCTGCCGCTGGTGCTGGGCGTCGTCGCGTTCATTGCCGGCCTGCTGCCGGCCATGCGCGCTACGCGGGTCGATCCACTGGAAGCCTTGCGCGTCGACTAA
- a CDS encoding VOC family protein, which produces MFVSVTPNLVVRDIARSLAFYRDVLGFTITMSVPDAPPYVFVGLERDGVPVFLNDITAVLPDHPSMATTPPGGTATMFFIVTDVDALHAAVAPKAPVVMALKTQFYGMREFAITDPDGHLITFAQRVEGD; this is translated from the coding sequence ATGTTTGTATCCGTCACCCCCAATCTCGTGGTCCGCGACATCGCCAGGAGCCTGGCGTTCTATCGCGACGTGCTCGGCTTCACCATCACCATGAGCGTGCCCGACGCGCCGCCCTACGTGTTCGTGGGCCTCGAGCGCGACGGCGTGCCCGTGTTCCTCAACGACATCACCGCGGTCCTGCCCGATCACCCGTCGATGGCGACGACGCCGCCGGGCGGCACGGCGACCATGTTCTTCATCGTCACCGATGTGGACGCGCTGCACGCCGCCGTGGCGCCGAAGGCGCCGGTGGTGATGGCGCTCAAGACCCAGTTCTACGGCATGCGCGAGTTCGCGATCACCGATCCGGACGGGCACCTGATCACCTTCGCCCAACGGGTCGAGGGCGACTGA
- a CDS encoding acyloxyacyl hydrolase, with amino-acid sequence MILAAIVAMQVAMVPMATCLQPGGTGETRSEWIVAAGIARSVELFHSSGDRTYGVQTVSWGRTLTRPHGPGWLRGCFAWAAEGTPLLIQFEPSRLYGVGLAPVVWRWNFLPLRRWSVFAELAMGGLWTSDPIPEGTESLNFTAHWGGGVRWYTSPRDSVVFSYRFQHFSNGNQLSTNPGVNSHVLLAGWSRRSAR; translated from the coding sequence ATGATCCTGGCGGCGATCGTGGCGATGCAGGTGGCGATGGTCCCCATGGCCACCTGCCTACAGCCCGGTGGCACCGGTGAGACGCGTTCCGAATGGATCGTCGCCGCCGGCATCGCGAGAAGCGTCGAACTGTTCCATTCCAGCGGCGATCGGACCTACGGCGTGCAAACGGTGTCGTGGGGCCGGACGCTGACCAGGCCTCATGGTCCCGGCTGGTTGCGGGGCTGCTTCGCGTGGGCCGCCGAGGGCACTCCGTTACTGATCCAGTTCGAGCCGTCGCGTCTGTACGGCGTGGGCCTTGCGCCCGTCGTGTGGCGTTGGAACTTCCTGCCGCTGCGGAGGTGGTCAGTGTTCGCGGAGTTGGCGATGGGCGGATTGTGGACGAGCGACCCGATTCCGGAAGGCACCGAGTCGTTGAACTTCACCGCGCACTGGGGCGGCGGCGTCCGGTGGTATACCTCGCCGCGCGACAGCGTCGTCTTCTCTTACCGGTTCCAGCATTTTTCGAACGGCAACCAGCTCTCGACGAACCCGGGCGTCAACAGCCACGTGTTGCTGGCCGGCTGGTCGCGCCGCTCGGCGCGGTAA